In Vanacampus margaritifer isolate UIUO_Vmar chromosome 18, RoL_Vmar_1.0, whole genome shotgun sequence, a genomic segment contains:
- the LOC144038456 gene encoding uncharacterized protein LOC144038456, protein MARIAGAAPLPEVCADMCALVDEAQFQALVRRSRSLNAKILQSIPEVYKSIIHIETLKLNSSENANLDIVASNINFPDAPVLKIASEKVPLESSLINTHKGLQLHQALLSAVSPELQNTQRVTDLMHTVRDLAIQIGKMLRALQTDYVMQTTPSPVTLHLPGGFEVQVAAHLTLVQLQSLSQDIHRFLRGLDTSHVEETDSDRLTTLK, encoded by the exons ATGGCCAGGATTGCTGGCGCCGCGCCTCTACCAGAGGTTTGCGCCGACATGTGCGCACTTGTTGACGAGGCGCAATTCCAAGCGTTAGTCCGGAGGAGCCGCAGTTTAAACGCAAAGATTCTACAATCCATCCCCGAGGTGTACAAATCGATTATCCACATCGAG ACTCTGAAGCTGAATTCTTCCGAAAACGCCAATCTCGACATAGTAGCGTCTAACATCAACTTCCCTGATGCTCCTGTGCTCAAAATTGCTTCAGAAAAAGTTCCATTG GAGAGCAGTCTGATCAACACGCACAAGGGTCTGCAGCTGCACCAGGCTTTGCTGAGCGCCGTCTCACCCGAGCTACAAAACACGCAGAGAGTGACTGACCTCATGCACACGGTCCGAGATCTTGCTATTCAAATTGGCAAG ATGCTGCGAGCTCTCCAGACAGATTATGTCATGCAGACAACCCCGAGCCCCGTGACCTTACACCTACCGGGCGGCTTTGAGGTCCAGGTGGCCGCCCACCTGACGCTGGTGCAGCTCCAGTCTCTGAGCCAGGATATACACCGCTTCCTCAGGGGTCTGGACACAAGCCATGTGGAGGAAACGGACAGTGATCGGCTGACAACTCTGAAATAG
- the med24 gene encoding mediator of RNA polymerase II transcription subunit 24: MKVVNLKQAILQAWKERWSDYQWAVNIKKNFPKGATWEYLNLAEALMEQALIGPSPNPLILSYLKYAISSQMVSYSSVLVAISKFDDFSRDLCVKSLLEIMDMFCHRLTCHGKAEECIGLCRALLGVVVWLLQGCGCYCERLREAGPLSGTEACLSELRERLHKLMSSTKNRALVHIARLEDQGSWGNVEQAILKVSDGLSCISNTTLRNQLEESLLLVKGIPQMLSVHCDPLLHASFPSIHTFIMLEGTMNLTGETQPMVEQLMMIKRMQRIPTPFFVLEIWKACFTGLIESPEGTEELKWTAFTFLKIPQVLLRLKKYPQGDKGQDFTEDVNVAFQYLLKLTPLLDKADQRCNCDCLGMLLQECNKLGLLSDSNTEVLTSKRKFSPKLKTAENANIQPNPGLILRAEPTVTNILKTVDADHSKSPEGLLGVLGHMLSGKSLDLLLAAAAATGKLKSFARKFIKLNEFPKHISGEGSKSASIRALLFDISFLMLCHVVQTYGSEVVLSDPSPSGETPFFETWLQTCMPEEGKILNPDHPCFRPEPGKVESLVTLLNNSSEMKLVQVKWHEICLSTPAAILEVLNAWENGVLSVEAVQKITDNIKGKVCSMAICAVAWLVAHVRMLGRDEREKPQTMIRQLVTPLYGENTLQFYSERVIIMSSIMEHMCADVFQQTAAALRPPMEGQEPIPYRNLLPAKEPIQAALTKQFQVVLRKGWVDSRALHLFQSLLNMGGVFWFTNNLVKELLKETRQEWAHRVVELLYSIFCLDSQQITLTLLGSIVPNLLTDSAHWHSLVDPPGKALAKLSVWCALSSYSSNHKGTSSAHQRRRQREDIEDYSSLFPLDDTQPSKLMRLLSSNEDEPVALSSPGDRSMSSSLSASQLHTVNMRDPLNRVLANLFLLISSILGSKMAGPHTQFVHSFMEECVECLEQGSRGSILQFMPFTMVSELVKLPALAKPKVVLAVTDLSLPLGRRVAAKAIAAL; encoded by the exons ATGAAGGTGGTCAACCTGAAACAGGCCATCCTGCAGGCTTGGAAGGAGCGCTGGAGTGACTACCAGTGGGCTGTTAATATCAAGAAGAACTTTCCAAAGGGAGCAACATGGGAGTATCTCAACCTCGCAG AGGCGTTAATGGAGCAGGCGTTGATTGGCCCATCTCCTAACCCACTTATCTTGTCTTATCTCAAATATGCCATAAGTTCACAG ATGGTGTCTTATTCAAGTGTGCTCGTAGCCATTAGCAAG tTTGATGATTTTTCTCGGGATCTGTGCGTCAAGTCCCTCCTGGAGATCATGGACATGTTCTGCCATCGTCTCAC CTGCCACGGGAAAGCCGAGGAATGCATCGGGCTGTGTCGCGCCCTGCTCGGGGTGGTGGTGTGGCTGCTGCAGGGCTGCGGCTGCTACTGCGAGAGGCTGAGGGAAGCGGGTCCGCTGAGCGGCACGGAGGCCTGTCTGTCGGAGTTACGGGAGAGGCTGCACAAACTTATGAGCAGCACCAAGAACAGAGCCCTGGTGCACATCGCTCGACTGGAAGATCAAG GATCCTGGGGCAACGTAGAGCAAGCTATTCTTAAAGTGAGCGACGGCCTCAGCTGTATCTCTAACACAACACTGCGGAATCAATTAGAGGAAAGCTTGTTACTGGTGAAAGG CATCCCACAGATGCTGTCTGTGCACTGTGACCCGCTGCTGCACGCCTCCTTCCCATCAATCCACACCTTCATCATGCTGGAAGGGACCATGAATTTGACAGGGGAGACACAGCCGATGGTTGAGCAGCTGATGATGATCAAGAGAATGcag AGAATCCCTACCCCTTTTTTCGTGCTGGAGATCTGGAAGGCTTGTTTCACCGGCCTCATCGAGTCACCAGAGGGCACCGAGGAGCTCAAATGGACTGCCTTCACCTTTCTCAAG ATTCCACAAGTTCTGCTTCGGCTGAAAAAGTACCCTCAGGGTGACAAAGGACAG GACTTCACGGAGGATGTGAATGTTGCCTTTCAGTATCTCCTCAAACTGACGCCACTGCTGGACAAAGCTGATCAAAGATGCAA CTGTGACTGCCTGGGCATGCTGCTCCAGGAGTGTAATAAGCTCGGCCTGCTGTCCGACTCCAACACAGAGGTCCTCACATCCAAACG GAAGTTCTCCCCAAAACTAAAAACCGCGGAAAATGCAAATATCCAACCGAACCCAGGCCTCATCCTCCGAGCTGAGCCCACCGTGACCAATATTCtcaag ACAGTAGATGCCGACCACTCCAAGTCTCCGGAGGGCCTTCTGGGTGTCCTTGGTCATATGTTGTCAGGGAAGAGCTTGGATCTGCTCCTGGCGGCCGCAGCTGCCACGGGGAAACTCAAGTCATTCGCCCGAAAATTTATCAA gctTAATGAGTTTCCCAAGCACATCAGCGGTGAAGGAT CCAAGTCTGCTTCAATTCGGGCCCTGCTTTTCGACATCTCCTTCCTGATGCTTTGCCATGTGGTGCAGACCTACGGGTCCGAG GTGGTCCTGTCTGACCCCAGTCCCTCAGGGGAGACGCCCTTTTTTGAGACATGGCTCCAAACGTGTATGCCCGAAGAAGGGAAGATTCTGAACCCAGACCACCCTTGCTTCAGGCCCGAGCCCGGAAAAGTAGAGAGTCTGGTGACCTTGCTGAACAATTCCTCTGAGATGAAGCTTGT TCAAGTGAAATGGCATGAAATCTGCCTCAGCAccccggcggccattttggaagTTTTGAACGCATGGGAGAACGGCGTGTTGTCCGTGGAGGCAGTGCAG AAGATCACTGACAACATCAAGGGCAAAGTTTGCAGTATGGCAATCTGCGCGGTGGCGTGGCTGGTGGCCCACGTGAGGATGCTGGGGCGGGATGAGAGGGAAAAGCCTCAAACCATGATCCGACAGCTTGTCACCCCGCTCTATGGCGAAAACACGCTGCAGTTTTACAGCGAACG TGTGATAATAATGAGCTCCATCATGGAGCACATGTGCGCTGACGTCTTCCAACAAACGGCGGCAGCTCTGCGGCCCCCCATGGAGGGCCAGGAGCCCATACCCTACCGCAACCTGCTACCGGCCAAAGAGCCCATCCAAGCCGCCCTCACCAAACAGTTCCAGGTGGTTCTGCGCAAAGGCTGGGTGGACAGTCGAGCGCTGCATCTGTTCCAGAGCCTGCTCAACATGGGCGGCGTCTTCTGGTTCACCAATAATTTGGTCAAG GAGCTGCTCAAGGAAACCCGGCAGGAATGGGCCCATCGAGTGGTGGAGTTGCTTTACAGCATCTTCTGTCTGGACAGTCAGCAGATCACCCTGACCTTGCTGGGCTCGATAGTGCCCAACCTGCTCACTGACTCTGCACATTGGCACAGCCTGGTAGACCCACCTGGCAAAGCACTGGCCAA GTTGTCCGTGTGGTGCGCACTCAGCTCCTACTCGTCCAACCACAAAGGTACTAGCTCGGCTCATCAACGTAGAAGACAGCGAGAGGATATTGAG GACTACAGTAGCCTTTTTCCTCTGGATGACACGCAACCATCCAAGCTCATGCGTCTCCTCAGCTCCAACGAGGATGAGCCTGTTGCACTTTCCAGTCCAG GAGACCGATCTATGAGCAGCTCCCTCTCGGCCTCCCAGCTCCACACTGTCAACATGAGAGACCCACTCAACCGCGTCCTGG CCAACCTTTTCCTTCTCATTTCTTCCATCCTGGGCTCCAAGATGGCGGGGCCTCACACCCAGTTTGTGCATAGCTTCATGGAGGAGTGTGTGGAATGCCTGGAGCAGGGAAGTCGTGGAAGCATCCTGCAGTTCATGCCTTTTACAATG GTCTCCGAGTTGGTGAAATTGCCTGCGCTGGCCAAACCCAAAGTGGTCCTGGCGGTCACTGACTTGAGTCTGCCCCTGGGGAGGCGAGTGGCGGCCAAAGCCATCGCTGCCTTGTAA